The Gossypium hirsutum isolate 1008001.06 chromosome D07, Gossypium_hirsutum_v2.1, whole genome shotgun sequence genome includes the window GACTGATCAGAGCAGTTATTAgaacaaaatatttatttgaaaCCTTTTGTCTCCACGGACGGAATTATATAGTCCTAGAAGTTAAAAAGGTTATAGGCATGTAGGGAATGGTTCTTTTTTTTCTCAGCAGAGGGTTCCTTTAAGTATATCATCTATGACATAGTTTAGTTCCTTATCTTCATTTTATGTGCATGTCTTGGATTATTTTCTGATTGGCTCTCTATTCTTCCAGATTCTGCACACCACGATGGGCGACATTCACATGAGACTCTACCCAGAAGAATGTCCAAAAACTGTGGAGAACTTTACTACACACTGTCGGAATGGCTATTATGATAATCTAATCTTTCACCGTGTCATCAAAGGATTCATGATACAAACAGGAGATCCATTGGGAGACGGCACTGGTGGGCAGTCTATTTGGGGAAGGGAATTTGAGGATGAGTTTCATAAAAGGTAACTGTTTAGCTTTTTCTAGATTAAGCATTAGCATTTTTGCCACCTGGAACTTGTAGCATCCTAGAATTTTGAGGTGTGAATTTGGTGCATTAATTGGAGGATCACACTGACTTTATATTTGCTACATTCTGATCCCTATCCTGTTTGTACCCCCTTCCTGTTGGCTCTTGCCTTCAATGATGATCATGTTAGCTTTGCTTATTGGAGGCTTTCTATAAATGCTATAGGGAATACAGTTGATTTGGCATTATGCTGGAATTCATTTGATATACAACGATGCAAATATGTTTTACTTCCTTGGTATACTAGTATTAATGTTCTTAGGTTACTAGTCCCATGGTTTTTATTTATTGGATTTATAACTGCTTTAAAGCTCAACTGACTGCTGGATGGAACATTTCTACCCTTGCAGTTTACGACATGACAGGCCTTTCACAGTGTCGATGGCTAATGCTGGCCCCAATACGAATGGCTCACAGTTCTTTATAACCACAGTGGCTACTCCATGGTTGGACAATAAGCATACTGTATTTGGTAGAGTTGTTAAGGGAATGGATGTGGTGCAGGTATGTACATCTCTACAGTCAGTATCATATGGCTGCTGCTTGCTTTTTTTTTATTCCCTACACACACATGCATATTCTTACGAGAGGATTCAGTGTGTTTTTTGGTTTGCTTCTCAAAcgatgaaaaatatataaatattgaagtttTTGAATTAATAGTCCCTGTAATTGAATACCCTTTttgttgtttaaaatttttttggaacTTAGTATATGTGATGTCCTGGTATGTATAATATCTTATTATTCTCATGCACTGTTGGCAGGGTATTGAGAAAGTGAAGACAGACAAAGCTGACAAGCCATATCAAGATGTTAAAATCTTAAATGTGACTGTGCCGAAGTCTTAAGAGTTGCTTGCCGTGGTGAATTATGTCTTGGATATTGTTTGACCTGCATTAACAATTGGCCATGAGAAGCTGGTTGGTTTGTTTAGTCCATTTTAGAACGTTCATTTTACCAATGTTCAGCTTCCATATTGGTTCTAATTTGTTTAGCCAGCAGGTCAAGATTATTGTGGAGCACTTTCACATTGCCAGGTATACCAGACTAGAACATGATTGGAATCAGATTACTTTTCCCTCATCAAGCGGTCATAGGCTGAGCAGTCGTTGAACTTTTGTTTTATGTTAACCTTCCTGAATTATGACTTTTGCCCAATGTAGAATTTTTGATATTTCATTATCGAGTGGTACCAAATATAGATTTTATATTTCCAGCCTGGTAAGGGTTTTTCTTTGAATTACATGGAGGAAACTGGTTTTATATTTAAAACTCTGGCCATGATTATGCATGTGATATTTTTAACATACTCTTGCCATTGTCATTATTTTGTTAGCAAGTGGATAAgtttttttatatcaatttgaacttatttaatcattcatGAATGTTTTTACGTTACACTTAAATGAATACATTTGTATCGTTATTGTGAAGGGCTTAATCAATTAGGCATGGTACAAAATTGAGAAATTATTACCCCAGTTTAATTTTATCCCCTCCGTCAATAGCATCATCCAATATTTACTCATTTAGCAACGTCTttgcttattttattatatcattcCTCCCACACCTTAATGACTCAATGCCTTTGTACTTTGTAGGCACAGCATTAAATCAACCATATTTCAGCAATTCCCAAGTATATGTGTAACAGACCAACACTGGGTTTCACGGTTATCCATGGCATGTATCTCAAGcctaaaaagaaaatgaatgaagGGAAAGGAGAAACAAAACCACAGATTTATTCAGTCACTAAAGTATAGCTAGAAATATAAGGTATTCTGCATCATTCAGCAAACTCAACCATGAGCAGCAGCAATCCAGAAATCCACGATTATAACAAGTGTCGCTATTTTTAACTATATTCCAAGAATAACTAAAACCATGTCCAACTACATAACCACTACTAACTGCATATAAGAAGTCTTTGATATTTGCAATACTTGCTTAGTCGAAGAGGCTGAAACCCATATCCTGCATCCAAAAAGGAGATTATATCAGTAAAAGCCACACCAATAAAGGGAATTGGTACGACTCAATTTCTGAGATTGAAATGATTACATCATCGGACTCTTCCTTCTCCTCAACTTTCTCCTCTTTCTTGGCCTCGGCAGCAGGTGCATCACCAGCACCACCACCGGTTGTAGGAGCTGCAACAGcaacaccaccaccaccaccagacGGAACTGAAGCCAGCTTCTCCCTTCCACTTGCAATTAGCTCGGTGATATCTTTTCCTTTGACTTCGGATAAAAGCATCTCTATCTTATCATTATCAGCCTCAGCTGCAACTACaacatattaaaagaaaaaaaagggtaaaaaaaaaattgtttctgTACGAATGCCAAAGAATCCTCCAAGAATTTGATTCCACTTCCCAACATTCAGCTTTGGTGTTAGGGTTAGAGTGCTACTAATTTATTGGGTCCGCAATCTGAGAGTATAGGAAGGAACACAGATGCTGAAATCCTATCTATATACTCCAAAAGATGACTATATGAATCATGTGAGCCAAGGCTTGGTTTTACAACTTCCTTTCTGctatttgtaaatatttactcCTTGAAgttaaaataatgatatatactgacaaatgttcaaaattttttactaaaaatagagATACGTAGTAGATTCCCATAAATTGGGTTCAAATAGACCATATGCCTAAAAATGGAGGAACAAACAAATCATAGCTAAATTAAACCCTAAAAGATAAGTGAAACACCACCGAATCAAAGATAGAGTTAAAAGAATACAGTAGATGGAAGCCAAAAAAgagttgaaggaaaaaaaaacctgATCCGAGAATAGCCTTCAAATCACCGGCAGAAGGGTTAGTGTTCCCACCCAAAACGGCAAGCAAGAAAGCGGCTATCACCTTCATTTTGACAAGGCGCTGTGGATGAACAAGGTGGTTGATTATTTGATGAGTGTGGAAATCTTGTAGGGTTTTTGTTTACTACTTTTTTTGGTGGAGCAGAACAGAGCAATCTAATTTCAAATGtattttttagggtaaactataaaatagttattttttatttgtttcagattacattttagtaatttatgtttgaaatattaggTTTTAGTAATATACGTTATCTTTTTGTTACGAAgtagtcactctaccgttaaattCCGTTACCTCCGTAATGATAGTCCTACATGGCAAtctaaatgagttttaaatgacaACTTGAATGTCCAGTTGCTaggatgaaaataaatttttaattatataaatttaatttaaactgctacgtaggacatccaagttgacatttaaaacccatGTGAATTTCCAAATAGGACCACTGTTAAGGAGATAACAGAGTTTAACGGTAGAGTaaccactttgtaacaaaactataacgtaaatgactaaaacgtaacattttaaacataagtgactaaaatgtaatctgaggtaaacaaaagtgactatttttatagtttaccctattttATTATCACTCTTTTTTctcctaataaataaataaaagcccaaaagcgatAATGCAGACAAGAGGCCCTAAATGGGCCTAAAGGCCATCATCCAAAGGGATCTTTCATTTTTATTACCAGCCGGTAATCAATCAATTTTAAGGTTTTTGAGTCTTCTTCAACCGGTCGTCTTCCCCAATTAAGCAAAATAATCCTCTCCCAATTTTCGAAACCCTAATTTTGTTCTTCCATTCCATTCTGTGTCAATTTCGAGGTATCTTTACAGcgtgctttgttttttttttaactcgtTTCTTGGCTTTCATTTTTCTCGGTTGTTATATTGTTtagatactttttttttctttgcttaattCGAAATGGGTGTTTTGCCTTCCATAACTGATAGCGTTAAATGCTGTATTTGAGgtcaattttttttgttgattttatatGTGGGTTTTGTGCATTGAATTACATGTTTTAACTAATGGGTCGGATGTATTTGCTGATAATATGCATAGGATGTGGCTTTGCTTTACTTGTAATGTTATTCTTAGGTTTATTAGATATTTTACCGTCTCGTTAGTGCTTCTAAGTTCAAATGCATGCTAATAAGTTAGTGCATTTTCGTTTATATAGGCATCTCTTTTTAACTAGTGAGTGGCTTTGCTTTAGTTGTAATGTTAGGTTTATGAGCTATTCAGAGTTGATGTAATGATCGAATTTGATTTCTGTATTtgctttaatttgtttttgttttgatgtCTTCTTACTAATTGCTTCTATTTAGTAACAGGTAAGGTACAACAATGATTAAGAAACTTTGCACGTTTCAACAGTACAATAATGCCCCATTTGAATCTCTCTTTGCTTCGATCTGGCCGTAGGCATTGTTGTTACAAATATTCCAATAACGATTAAGAAACTTTGTTGATTCtattctcttcttttttatttcacaGGTTTTAACTGACGCTGAGCAATAATTGAATACCAAGTTCATCTTACTAGGTGGAAAGCTAACTAGAAAGCAGCCATGGATGGTATGtgaaggtttttctttttttagtttagATGTCTGTTATTGCAGTTTTAAGCAAAGGATTTCTTGTTTATGGTTTCTAAAgttttaatgtaacacccctaaccccaaaccgtcgccggaacagagttacgaggcattaccggacatatcaaataatttacaaataattctaaataaataaccaacatattaaaatacttcataaattgttataaatttgtactaattgatttcattcatttttttttaaaatttcggcagcatttcgacttatttttctaacttaattcacactctatttctattcaaattcctTCTAAATCCAAATTTATCTACTAATTTTTCAGCATTTTTCACTAATttcgaattttcctcaatttaatccctaaaattcaaaacttatagtttagttcacaatttaatccttttatcaactctaactagaaactctatcaaataaaccctcaattccatcatttattcaacataaaccctaatttaaggCTTTTTATAACTTAATCCCAATTATGTAAAACTTACAACTTAGTTCACAAATCATTCTTTTTATCTATTctaactaaaaattctatcaaCTAAACCCCTAATTTAACAACTTGTTCAAAATGAATCATGTTCaaaaacctatgaacttccaTAACCTCCACTTaacttcaacaaaattttgttttaaagcttttaaaatatcaaaatgaagaGGAAAGggctaaatttagcttaccaattaacttgaagctttaaatccttagttttcccttttatttttctttccccttttcttcccctgttttcgtCTCTTTCCCTGCTTCTTTTCtagctattctgtttcttttcttctttgtttctttctttcttttactttatatcttttattttaactaataatatatgaaaaaaaaatcttttacttattaattaagcacatatttatttttattacaagtgtacCCATGTAATTATTACTATTACACATGTCTTCAAtatttaccatacatttgtcatcttttttttacttatataatataatacaatataatataatatataataaaataatatatataaagcataaaaatctaagatttttatcacTTTACCGTCTCATTTCTtattaatggcttaattgccattttaatcctttttttattaatctataatttaacttttacccctagatcaatttagtccttttttcttaatttctcttaattaaactaaattcacccaattaatacctaattaaacacacaactagtctaataaatatatctaataattattttcgaactcaatttactaagacggaggcccgataatgtactttttcggtgcttgtgaattttgggtcattacatttaaGGCGATAGCTATTGCTTGTGATTTTACTTTAAATGTGAAAGATACTTCATTTTTGTTATATTCTGGACTATGGCTgaacatagttattgttttgaaattgaaattagtACCTAGCAATTGTTAAATGTTTAACATAAATATTGTGTTCATGTCTCtgcaaagatatttgaattttgctTTCTATCAATTCTAGTTATTGTTTAAAATTATGAATGACCAATACTCGTTGactgattttctttgttacctGCTGTATGGTTTCAGTTGATTCACAACCAACTATGGAGGAAACTATATTGGTTGGTGATGACCTAATGATAGGGCCACCATCTCCTGTCATCCCACAAGAAATCGCATCTCATTTGCTTGAAGGTGTCGAGTTATGTGATGGGATCTTAAGGAATTTATTTTTGTGTAAGTTCTGTGTTTTTAACTTAACAATCTTTATGTAAAAGGCGGAGTATGTATAGCATTGATTGACTGATATTATATCTTCATTCTTTTTGGTGACATGATTGATTATTTGCTTAATTTTGCCAAATGATAGACCAAATACTTTCTCATGCATTTCGTGTACAGCCATACATTCTTTATGATTGCTGTATGCTGTAGGTCTGCAGATTAATGATATCGAGCCTTTCTGTCAAGATGAGCTGGCATTATATAGACAATGTGCTGAAAAGAGGGTAAGGTTTCTAATGGTTATTCCTGTTGCATGAATAAGTACATCGAATTAGCTTTCTTgagtttcttaaaaaaaaaaaaaggctttctTGAGTTTGTTTGAAAATCTGGGTTTCAGGACAAGGAACTAAGGCAACGGCTTCAAGATAGCGAGAGAAAGTTGGGGTTGTCAATGCCTTTTGATCAAGCAAAGGAAAGAGCTAGTCAGCTTGAATCAGAAGTCACATCATTGGAGAGGTAATTGATTAGGATTTTATTAATGTCTTTTGCAAGAATCCGTGAATCTTGGTAGTCCTAAAATATTGTGCTTTTTGCATTTGTTACTTGGTGGTACCGAGTCAAGATTCTTTAGCATTCAATTGCAAAGCTAAATTGCTTTATCAATATTGATAAATCTTCTATAGGAAGTTGCAAATATCAGCCTTTCTGATGTCTTAGTACCAGCTCTATGAAAATTAAAGATCCAACTTATAACTCTTTGAAGTATCTTACTTTCATAGTTGCTCTTTGCTATTGCAGCATCTTGGATGAATAGAAGTATGGATAAAGTAGGAAAGTAACATGTTCTTGTTGAGGAACCATTTTGTCCTATTTACTTGGCCTCGGATGTAAGTGGTGGATACGGATGTCTGACATGGATATATCAAATTTGTTCTAAGTTTTTTCTGTGTACTGATATGTGTGGGACTCAAGTGTTAGACACAGTACTGGAAGGAAAATGCGTTTGTTTGAGTTACATAGGATTTTCCCTTAGTTAATTGACCTCTTTCCTCATTATCATCCTTTATATTTTTTCCCTTTACCTACCATAGCATTTTGTTTTTCGATTTGCTGTAGTATAGAATTATTTGATCACAATTGAAACTGAATGATATGTTATCTATGTATTCATGACTATTCTATAGGCGCTTGATTCTGGCAAGTGGAATTGAAGGCATTGAAGGATTTCGTCAAAGATGGAGTCTGCATGGACGACTTACAGATACCAAGTAATGCTTGTGATTTACAAAAAATCCTTTTAGCTTCTCCGTACATTGTATGTCCATTAGTAGAATCCCATAAATGAATCTTCTTGATCATTCTTTTATACCAAAATTTGAGTAATCTGGTAAACAAGACATGTTAGTTGAATCGTACATTAAGTATGTGCAGGAAAAGGCTGGAATCCTTAAAACTGGGGATGGAGAAGAGAAAAGAGGATGAACCAAGCAAAACATCAACCAGGAAAAGTGGATTCTTTTGGTAACAGTGGTGGCCTCAGGTTCTTATAACAAGAAGATGCATCACGATGGTCCATCACTTAAAAGACATGGGTCTTGGTTTAGCGTGCTGTAGGCTGTAGGTAAGACGAGGGTGGAATTTAGTAGTTGTGAAATCCTTGTTCTCTTCCACTCTCCTTGAAGATCAATGCCAAAGTACTTTGAAAATATGACGGGGGGGGGGGGTTGAGCTTTTTTTTTCCCCATCTTACAAATTCCGTCCTCCAAATCACATCTTCAGCTATAGTTTGATATAAGTATGTtcatttgaaattatatttttgtattcCTCTCTGGGAACTAAGGTGTTAGAGGTCGATGTTGTTGGGCTGGATGGGTTAAATTAAGAATTGACTAATCCTATAGACTGGATTTGTCCaaacaatatattttttattcttattatccAATCCATACATTTGTAAGCCAATCCATACATTCAATCCAAAAAGTATATTTTAGATTCTTACTAATGTTAattggaaataaaaaatttactttgtagtcaacttgaattttaaaaaataattttaataattttatcggTTAAACTTGAATCTTGAAATTTAAAATGTAGAGATAAAAGTATAGATATTAAATTTCAAGTTCATAAAGAATAAAGTGATTTATGGCATATTTAAATCTTTTTTAAATTGACATATTTGTGTAGTATCATACCCATATTGTGTGTCCATATCCTATCCCTCGGAAaggaaaaaagttaaaatgtgtttcaagtccttgaactctgtgtatttgtaatttaatctctttacttttatttatatgaatttagtCATCTAATTTTAGATCCTAATATTTTCTTCAAGTTTTTAACCtcgttaaaatttttttgttaatattattcggtgtgatattttgaaataaaatgtaTTCATTTCGTAGTCATGTAACAATACAAATGATGTTGAGATTAACTTGAATTTAGTAGAAgaagtttaaaaatattaataattagacttgcatttttaaattcgaaagatagagagattaaattctttgaaataaaaatagagagactaaaaaatttacaaaataatttcaaatgtTATTTAAAATGTAGGAGGAGTAGAAAGGcttggaaaatatttaaaaaagaaaaaaaacttaaaactaaaattataccTTAATATAAAATGACATCGTTTTGCTTAATTTACTTTTAGATACCGGAGTTCACTTAAAGTtgaaaaatcaacttatttatccaacaaataatttaatttaattaactattttaaatatttttagtcaAACTCACCTGCATAAGACGTTGGGGAAGAGTATGGAGAAAAAACTGAAATATTTAGGATGGAAAGTGAAATTCATAAACATGAGGacaaaatactaaaaaaagtcgtttttttttaaatttatcgaaatgggctcagtattttattatttaccagaaTGTGTCATTTTTTCCTAAATCGCGTTCACGTCAGCGCGAAGTCAGGGGACTGTCAGCAAATTGCTTCCACGTTAGCGCACTTTGCACGTAAgtgcgatttgttgccacgtcagcaaagcgcgctaaCGTGGAAGCGATTTGCTGATAGTCCCTTGACTtcgcgctgatgtggacgcgatttaggagaaaatggcccattccgttAAATAATAAAGTATCGGGcccattttgataaatttttaaaaaagtggcttttttttatattttgcccACATATTCACTCcgatttaaatatattttgataaacAGTTGTCCAGATTTATTTATTGTCAAATAGTAAttctaataaatttataatttcttcttagttttttaaaaggatttttaagattttatgtactttaaatttcaaaataataatataaaaatgtaaaaatatatatatgtaaatactaAAAGAGTATTACTAGAATGAATTTAGATAAAATGTTGACCACATTCAAATGAACCTAGATAACCATTTGTCCAGCTTCATTTCctatattttaaagttataatTTGAGAGCAAATtaagaggaaattgagaggaaatttgagagaggattagtttgtgaaaaaaaataaagggtgGGAGGTATTTGTAGattttttttgaccgttggggggtTCACGCTtggggaaatcgcgtccacgtcagcgcgctttgctgatgTGGACACAAATCGCGGTTTGTTGCCATGTCATCAAAGCAcattgacgtggacgcgatttcctgacaCATCCCCTGACTTCgagctgacgtggacgcgatttaggAGAAAATGATCCATTTTGGTAATTAATAAAATACCAGAtctatttcaataaattaaaaaaaaaggctttTAATGGTAAATTGCCCTAAACATGAAGCGTAGAGggaggatttaattgaaaaataaataatatttagcgACGACAAATATGAGTGGGAGATAACtgcaattaatttatttaattttctctaGCTGCCCATGGTCATCTTGGCCAGGAGTGGAGGAACATAAATCAGTTGATCTCTTATCCATCCATGGAATGAAACACCCACCACCATCCATAATTCCCCCTTCTACTTCTTCCTTGTCAACTCTAAACTGTTATTCCTCGCAGAAAAAGCAAAGGAACCTTGCAAAGAAATTGCCACAACATAATCTCCATGCACTCCCTGCTCACATGCTCTTCCATTATCTCTTCTTCccctccttttcttcttcttcaaagccATACTCCCAAACTAACCCATTTCCCTCAACTCAATCACATCACCCCTCACAATTCACAACACCTAAAACTAACCCATTTCCTTAAACCCCATGCTAATCCAAAACCACCTCTTTTTTACTTCAATCTCCACCTTCAGCTCTATATCAATGCTGGTTTCATGCAAGAGGCGCGCGATCTATTTGACTCAATGCCTGAAAGAACTCTGATATCTTGGACCATCCTCATGTCAGGCTATGCCAAACATGGTCCTAGTACGGAAGCGTTGGCATTGTTCAAAGAGATGCTGTCGACTGGTGATAATCATAAAACACGCCTACGCCCTGACTCCTATGTTTATGCGGTTGTGTTGAGAAGCTGTGGAGAAATGAGAGAATTGGGGTTTGGGAAAGGAGTTCATGGCCAAGTTTTGAAGAAAGGAGAGGCTTTTCTTGATGGGTTTTTGGAGAATTCTTTGGTGAATATGTATTCAAGTTGTGGCCAATTGGAAGATGCTGTTTTGATTTTTGACGGGATTGAGAAGCCTGGTTTGGTTGCTTGGAGTTCAATGTTAAGTGCTTATGTGAAAAATGGATTTGAAAAAGAGGGTTTGAGTGTTTTCCTTGATATGGTCTCTAAGGGAATTAAGTTGGATGCTTTTGTGTTTTCAATGGTTATCAAGGCATGTTCCAACTTGGAGGAGTTAAACTTGGGAATTCAAGTACACGGTTTAATGGTTAAGAAAGGGTTTGGGAAAGGGTCTTGTTTGTTTTTGGACAATAGCTTAATGGATTTTTATGCAAAATGTAAGGATTTGAAGGGATTAAGAAAGGTTTTTGATCAGCTGCACGAGAAAGATTTAGTTTCTTGGAACACATTAATTATGGGTTATGtacataatttttattactttgaaGCTCTTAGGAATTTTAGAGTTTTAATGCATGATATTTGTTATTGTGATGATTTCACCATAACAAGTATTCTCAAGGCAATTTCTAGTTTACATGACATGGGCTATGGTAGGCAGGTTCATGGTTATATAGTTAGAACAGGTTTAGCATCAAATAGCTATGTAATGTGCTCTCTTCTGGATATGTATATTGAGTGCATTGAACATGAGAGCTGGGAACAATGGGAAAAAGTTCCTTTGAAGGTGTATGCTGGCTTAGAAAGAGGAGAAGCCAATGAGTGTATTATTATTGCAAGCATGCTAAAATGGTGCTCTCTGTTATCAAATCTTGATGCAGGGAAAGTATTCCACTCCTTGGCCAACAAATTAGCTGTAGATTCTGATCCTTATGTTATAAGCGCTTTGATTGACATGTATTCCAAGTGTGGGGTGCCAGAGGCTGCTTTAAGGGTTTTCGAAAGAGTAGAAAACCCAGGCACCGTAACTTGGTCAGCTCTGATCTCTGGACTTTCTTGGAATGGGTGGTTTGTGGAAGCACTAACATGTTTCAATAAAATGCAGCTTAATGGTATTGAAGCAAATGAATTCACCTTAACATCTGTTATTCTGGCTTGTGTGGCTTTAGGTGATCTTAGAAAGGGAAGAGAACTGCATTGCAAGATACTCAAAACGTGTTATGAATCAAACGTTTCCATAGTTAACATGCTTATTAATCTTTACTCGGAATTATCAGATCACCAACAAGCGCTCAAGCTATGTTCCTTGGTTCCAGATGCTGAGATCTCATGGAATTTATTGATACAGGCCAGCCTCAAGGCAAATGACTATGAAATGATTCACAAACTTCTCGGGAGGATTCAATCATGCTTTGGGTATCTTGAACCAATCTCTGTTTGTGATATATTCAGATCCTGTAGCAGCCCAGTGCTTTTGAATATGGGGATGCAAGCTCAGGCTTACATGACCAAAAGGGGTCTTCTTTCGCATCCTACAAGTGGAAATGGTCTCATTCAGATGTATTCCGGATGTGGAAAAATTGCAGAGGCTGATTTGGTGTTTGAATCGATGCCTGAGAAGAGTTCTCCGTGTTGGACATCTATCATCTCCGCAAAAGTGGAACATGGACATCCATCTGAAGCTCTGGCATTGTTTAACAAAATGCGGAGGAGGAATAAATTAGTAGACTCAAGCACATTAAAATCAATCTTGAAAGCATGCAGCCAAATGGGTCGAGTAGATGAGGCACGTAGCCTATTAATGTCCATGGAAGTGGTTTACGGAGTTAAGCCATCGGAAGAGCATTATTCCTGCGTCATTGAAGCTTTTACTCGAGCTGGAATGCTTGAAGAACTTGAGAACTTCATCAATGAGGTTGTTGTAGATAAAAACGATACTAAGATTTGGAACACTCTTCTTTCATCGGCCCGTGTTATAGGTAACATGGACATAGCAAAATTTGCCTTGGAGAAGCTTTTGGAAATAGATCCAAATGACTGCTTTGCAAATCTAATGCTTGGCAAGGTCCTGGTGATGTTTGGTAAGTGGAAAGATGCATCGAAGATGAAAACATTAGGACCAAATTCCAGTTGCATAGAAGtgcaaaacaaaatatttgaatt containing:
- the LOC107961740 gene encoding 60S acidic ribosomal protein P2-1; translated protein: MKVIAAFLLAVLGGNTNPSAGDLKAILGSVAAEADNDKIEMLLSEVKGKDITELIASGREKLASVPSGGGGGVAVAAPTTGGGAGDAPAAEAKKEEKVEEKEESDDDMGFSLFD
- the LOC107961726 gene encoding uncharacterized protein, which gives rise to MDVDSQPTMEETILVGDDLMIGPPSPVIPQEIASHLLEGVELCDGILRNLFLCLQINDIEPFCQDELALYRQCAEKRDKELRQRLQDSERKLGLSMPFDQAKERASQLESEVTSLERRLILASGIEGIEGFRQRWSLHGRLTDTKKRLESLKLGMEKRKEDEPSKTSTRKSGFFW
- the LOC107954234 gene encoding pentatricopeptide repeat-containing protein At3g49170, chloroplastic, with protein sequence MPERTLISWTILMSGYAKHGPSTEALALFKEMLSTGDNHKTRLRPDSYVYAVVLRSCGEMRELGFGKGVHGQVLKKGEAFLDGFLENSLVNMYSSCGQLEDAVLIFDGIEKPGLVAWSSMLSAYVKNGFEKEGLSVFLDMVSKGIKLDAFVFSMVIKACSNLEELNLGIQVHGLMVKKGFGKGSCLFLDNSLMDFYAKCKDLKGLRKVFDQLHEKDLVSWNTLIMGYVHNFYYFEALRNFRVLMHDICYCDDFTITSILKAISSLHDMGYGRQVHGYIVRTGLASNSYVMCSLLDMYIECIEHESWEQWEKVPLKVYAGLERGEANECIIIASMLKWCSLLSNLDAGKVFHSLANKLAVDSDPYVISALIDMYSKCGVPEAALRVFERVENPGTVTWSALISGLSWNGWFVEALTCFNKMQLNGIEANEFTLTSVILACVALGDLRKGRELHCKILKTCYESNVSIVNMLINLYSELSDHQQALKLCSLVPDAEISWNLLIQASLKANDYEMIHKLLGRIQSCFGYLEPISVCDIFRSCSSPVLLNMGMQAQAYMTKRGLLSHPTSGNGLIQMYSGCGKIAEADLVFESMPEKSSPCWTSIISAKVEHGHPSEALALFNKMRRRNKLVDSSTLKSILKACSQMGRVDEARSLLMSMEVVYGVKPSEEHYSCVIEAFTRAGMLEELENFINEVVVDKNDTKIWNTLLSSARVIGNMDIAKFALEKLLEIDPNDCFANLMLGKVLVMFGKWKDASKMKTLGPNSSCIEVQNKIFEFVSDQKPSEEVLHKLGEIEREMEELGYVEDRNHLLHDAEEGEYDGAGLGHTEMKAIAFGLLSLPHRTPVRVIKSVRMCGTCHHACKFMSTFVDRELVVKDNCTFHHFRDGKCSCRDSW